The segment gggaactatctctgtcagagtatttggagaagaacttagaacaatggatcagttctctgaggccctgcgtggtatttcagtggacccgtatatacgaacatcatatttaccattgaagtgtttgcattaattaaaatactagtatatcttagaagtcgtgttgacctcttttgttcccaataccagatttgaattgacgcaacttaacacaaCCAAACCACCTGTACCATGTGAATATGAAATGCATTGTCATAAATTGGTGTAATTTATATAATGTAGTGATTTAATATAATGTAGTGATAGGGGTGTtatcgccagggttgtgggttggtttcccacgggggaccagtatggaaaaaaaatatgtatgcactcactaactgtaagtcgctctggataagagcgtctgctaaatgactaaaacgtaaatatAAAATACTCTTACCCATTGGAATATACAGTATTAAGAACGCTCTTAGCACGTAATGGAACTCTGCAATTTTGAACGCAACCCTCAGTTCTAAACTACGCAGTTCCGGTCTGTTTTTCCGGCACAACAAAAATGGCGTCCTCCACGAACGAAGAAAGCGTGAGTGAAACGCAGTCGGGGAAGAAGTCGAAAAAGAATACAAACCAAGGTATTACAACGATATTGTCTAGTATCGGAAACAAATGTCATTCTTTCTTATTAATAGTCCGCGTTTCTGGATAATGAATCTGAGCAGAAACCTGATATCCCTTGATTTGGGTAGCTCGCGCCCGGCCTCATGCTGATGGTGCTAGTATCAGCACTGCTTAAAGACCGCTACTAATTTGTTCTTAGGGAAAGAACGTTTGTTGTATGGGAAAACGTTGCAACTTTTGGGGAAAAAGTGCATGCAATGTGGCTAATTTACCTAGTTAGGTAGCTAGTTATAACGTTAGCCGTGCAATATCCCAGCTTCTAATCTTGTATTTTCAGTGGATGAATCTCAACTCTTCACTGTTCCCGATGGATGGAAGGAGCCAGCATTCACGAAAGATGACAACCCCAAAGGTCTATTGGAGGAGAGCAGTTTCGCCACTCTCTTTCCCAAATACAGAGAGGCGTACCTGAAAGAATGCTGGCCACTGGTCCAAAAAGCACTAGGCGATTCAGTAAGTTCATCCAATGAAAGGGGAAATATGTAGTTGAAATAATAACAAAGCGGACACCCTGCCACGGTTTTGGTTAAACACTGAGGGACGTGACTGGAGAAATGTAGCCACTCAAATGCATAGACAGAGCTACAGTATGTAGCCATGGTAGGATCAATGATCCTCTCCTAGATTCAGGCACATGGTCTTTAAAATGTCcagaatgttaatgttctgcTTTTCTCCCTCCACAGCACATCAAGGCCACCCTGGATTTGATCGAGGGCAGCATCACGGTTTGCACCACCAAAAAGACCTTTGACCCATATGCCGTTGTAAGGGCACGGGACCTCATCAAGCTGTTGGCCAGAAGTGTGCCATTTGAGCAAGTAGGCATGCTCTCTTGTTAATCAATTCATAGTTGAACTTCCAACAATTATCTTGATAGAGCGTGGAGAATAGTAACAACTCTACACTTAAAAAAAACCAGTACAAGTATATTGATTTGGTTGATGTATTTTCTTCTGTCTTCCGCCTTTAGGCAGTGCGTATTTTGGAGGATGACATGGCGTGTGACATCATCAAAATTGGCACGCTGGTCAGAAACAGAGAACGGTTTGTGAAGAGGAGGCAGAGACTCATCGGACCTAAAGGATCTACACTCAAGGTGCGTGTGTTGTTCAACCATGCAGCCACAGAGAGCGTTCAAATGGATACATTAGAGGTTAGCATCACTAGGTGGAAGCATAGTGTTAATTCAGCCCAACATTTCAGAATCAGTcagctaatcaaatcaaagtttatttgtcatatgcacaggGTACACAATGTGTATACAATACAATTCTTACTTGCAAGCTCTCCTCTCAACAGTgcgacaacaacaaaaatattcaATTAAAACAAgtagaagaaaaatacattaagAACACTGTCCATAACAGTAAATAGCTGGTATAAAATTAGCAAAAAAAATGTAAAAGCACTTATTCAAAGTAGGTATATTTACACTTGTATGGGGGATAGGGGGAGCATGAAATGACTTTGCATACAGTAAGAAGTTTCAAATGtaattagtcgtatgtacaggatacacatggtatacaccgtccaacgaaattcttacttgcaggttccttctcgacaacgcAACAACAATAATGAATAAATATCAAAGATAAGAATACTAACATAAAGTAAATGACTCAGTAGAATATACTTACTTttttagcatcagtataatacaggaaggcacaatttctAGTCCAATATTTCCACATGTATCAGAGaaaggggggattggggggcaagtgtttTAATGGTGCGGTAATAGTACTgtaaataagagtctggtagcagcaagtacagttgaagtcggaagtttacatacacttaggttggagtcattaaaagtcgttttttaaccactccacacatttcttgtgaacaaactattgttttggcaagtcggttgggacatctactttgtgcatgacacaagtaatttttccaacaattgtttacagacagattatttcacttataattcactatcacaattccagtggatcagaagtttacatacactaagttgactgtgcctttaaacagctgatgtcatggcattagaagcttctgataggctaattgacatcatttgagtcaattggaggtgtacctgtggatgtatttcaaggcctacattcaaactcagtgcctctttgcttgacatcatgggaaaatcaaaagaaatccgcCAAGACCTCCGGAAAAAAATTGTATACCTCCACGtgtctggttcatccatgggagcaatttccaaacgcctgaaggtaccacgttgagctgtacaaacaatagtaagcaagtataaacaccatgggaccacgcagccgtcataccgctcaggaaggagacgcgttctgtctcctagagatgaatcaactttggtgcgaaaagtgcaaatcaatcccagaacaacagcaaaggaccttgtgaagatgctggaggaaacaggtacaaaagtatctatatacacagtaaaacgagtcccatatcgatataacctgaaaggccgctcagcaaggaagaagccactgctccaaaaccgccataaaaaagccagactacggtttgcaactacacatggggacaaagatcgtactttttggagaaatgtcctctggtctgatgaaacaaaaatataactgtttggccataatgaccatctttatgtttggaggaaaaacggggtggcttgcaagccgaagaacaccatcccaaccgtgaagcacgggggtggcagcatcatgctgtgggggtgctttgctgcaggagggactggtgcacttcacaaaatagatggcatcatgaggaaggaaaattgtggatatattgaagcaacatctcaagacctccgtcaggaagttaaagcttggtcgcaaatgggtcttccaaatggacaatgcccCCAAacctacttccaaagttgtggcaaaatggcttgaggacaacaaagtcaaggtattggagtggccatcacaaagccctgacctcaatcctataggaaatgtgtgggcagaactgaaaaggcgtgtgcgagcaaggaggcctacaaacctgactcaattacaccagctctgtcaggaggaatgggccaaaattcaccctacttattgtgggaagcttgtggaaggctacccgaaacgtttgacccgagttaaacaatttaaaggcaatgctaccaaattctaattgagtgtatgtaaacttctgacccactgggaatgtgatgaaagaaataaaagctgaaagaaatcattctctctactattattctgacatttcacattcttaaaataaagtggtgatcctaactgacctaagacagggatttttagtaggattaaatgtcaggaattgtgaaaaactgagtttaaatgtatttggctaaggtgtatgtaaacttccgacttcaactgtgtgtgtgttctaaggtGCGAAGAGTTAGTGCATGTGTTCTGTTTGTAGTACTATCAGCAGTAGTAGTACTGTCAgcagtcgtagtagtagtagtagtagtattagtactGTCAGCAGTCATAGtgtcagcagtagtagtagtactgtcaGCAGTCGTAGTAGTAGTACTGTCAGCAGTCGTAGTAGTACTGTCATAGTGTCAgcagtcgtagtagtagtagtagtagtactgtcaGCAGTCGTAGTAGTACTGTCATAGtgtcagcagtagtagtagtagtactgtcaGCAGAGTAGTAGTACTGTCAGCAGTcgtagtagtagtggtggcagTAGCAGCAGTCATGGTGTGTGTTAAGGTGTGGAGTGTGAGCAGATGGAGATTGCTCTGCATGGAACACATTCAACCACCCTCTTACAGGCATTTGTCTAACCTGTTTCCCCCTCAGGCGTTGGAGCTGCTCACCAACTGCTACGTCATGGTGCAGGGGAACACTGTGTCAGCCCTGGGACCCTTCAACGGCCTCAAAGAGGTGAGCGCTGATTTCCTCCATCAGGGACATGTTCAGTAGGGTACACCATAGCGAAACATTTTGTAtcgcaaaaacaagtttttaggtAGTACCTCTCCATTTCAATCCGTTTCAAAATGCTTTCTCCCTACTGAGCACAGCCCTGCTCTCTCCCTTAACCATGCACTGGAACCACTGAAATAAGCCTGTTGAATTCATCAGGTGGCCATTTTCTGTAATTACAAAAAATCATTTAGCGAATTTACTTAGGCCTACCACTCCTTAGGGAGATTAGGCCGCACTAATTTTGCAATTGatggtaataaataaataaatccctTTCAGATGCATACTATCACTATTgcctcggaagctaagcagggttgatCCTGGTATGTCCcaggatgggagaccagatgctgttggaagttggagggccagtaggaggcactgtCCTCTGTCCTACAAGAAAAATATCCCagtgccccagggcagtgattgacactgccctgtgtggggcctcccgagtggcgcagtggtctaaggctctgcatcgcagtgctagctgtgtcactagagatcctggttcgaatccaggctctgtcgtagccggccgcgaccgggagacccacgggacggcgcacaattggcccagcgtcgtccagggtaggggagggaatggccggcagggatgtagctcagatggtaaagcatggcgtttgcaacgccagggttgtgggttcgattcccacggggggccagtatgaaaaataaaaaaataatgtatgcactcactaactgtaagtcgctctggataagagcgtctgctaaatgacttaaatgtaaatgtatttcggATGGGACGtgaaacgggtgtcctgactctctgtggtcactaaagatcccatggcacttatcatagagcagggttcttcaattccggttctGGAGGGCCgtaacacctctgtttttcatcctctccttctaatcaggggctaattcagacctgggacaccaggtgagtgcaattaactaccaggtagaaaaaaacagaagtgtttcggccctccaggactggaattgaagaaccctgtcatAGAGTaagggtgttaaccccggtgtcctggctaaattcccaatctggccctcataccatcatggccacttattcatccccagcttccaattggctcattcctctcccctgtaactattccccaggtcattgctgtaaataagaatgtgttctcagtcaacttacctggagTGAGCAACAATTGTATTTTTTCTGTGCTCTCTGTTTCTCAGAGGGACTCAATTATTATCTCCTAAAATCTGTTCTTTCCTTACGTAGGTAAGAAAAGTGGTGTTGGATACCATGAAGA is part of the Coregonus clupeaformis isolate EN_2021a chromosome 28, ASM2061545v1, whole genome shotgun sequence genome and harbors:
- the LOC121543368 gene encoding KRR1 small subunit processome component homolog, with translation MASSTNEESVSETQSGKKSKKNTNQVDESQLFTVPDGWKEPAFTKDDNPKGLLEESSFATLFPKYREAYLKECWPLVQKALGDSHIKATLDLIEGSITVCTTKKTFDPYAVVRARDLIKLLARSVPFEQAVRILEDDMACDIIKIGTLVRNRERFVKRRQRLIGPKGSTLKALELLTNCYVMVQGNTVSALGPFNGLKEVRKVVLDTMKNIHPIYNIKTLMIKRELSKDPELRLQSWERFLPNFRHKNLTKRKEPKNKTTKKEYTPFPPQQPDSQIDKELATGEFFLRESVKKRKKMEAIKVKQAEALTKRQEERNRAFIPPKEKPVMRKTNKAPSEAKIDVEAIKAKVRKAKTKKLGAPSVNPVPQTTPASGKKKKG